Within the Chiloscyllium punctatum isolate Juve2018m chromosome 9, sChiPun1.3, whole genome shotgun sequence genome, the region atcaattaggtgcccggctagatactaacgggaagtggacggttcctgatgggagacaagtactgaacaaacagatcacccggggtattctgcaccgattacaccatcagacccactggggggtgcaagccatgtgcgacacgatcctgagagactatgtatgcagggggatacacacattagcccaacaagaggtagtcggatgccccacttgccggcgtattaaccagaaagccatgcgttctatgccaGCCGGTGGTCAGCCCCTCGCGATCAGACCATTTCAGAGGATCCAAGTCGACTTTACAGAATTACCCCAGTGCAGCGATGGAAatatctgctagtaatagtagaccatttcactcactggatagaggctttcccaactgccaaagacgatgcaccaaccgtggcccgactgttgttagagaacataatcccgagatatggcataatggaatctatcgactcagactgcgggacacattttatttctaaactacaccatttgatctgtactgccctgggtatccaatggaaattccacacaccctggcatcctcagagttcgggtcgggttgagagaatgaatggcacactcaagacccaattgactaagctggtgttagaaactaagttaccttggccgaagtgcctgcccattgccctattgaggattcgtacggcacctcgccgggatgtcggggtttccccctatgaaatgctgttcggattaccatattggagtaaggttgaCGGATGTCCCACTTTACAAGGGGGAGATATATTtatcagaaactatttactggccttatcccgttcttttgcagaactccggaggaaaggtctcctggctcagactccaccgctcgacttcctcctgcataaggtggagcccggagattgggtacttgttaagacctggaaagccgaaaagctccagccgcggtgggaaggaccgttcctggttctgttaacaactgaagcagctgttcggacgaaagaaaaagggtgggtccacgcatcAAGGATAAAGGGACCTGTTCCGTCAGAAGGAGAgagcacttggacatgcgagccaggggacaagccgttggtggtaaaactgaaaagacagcaagaatgaactctacttggactgtattggtggggatattgatcagttttctcttgtatgtgggggagggtgaggggagatgtgacaaatgtcgaacTATAGTAAGACTTGGGATTCGAATCTACACGGGATCATTCGTTTCCCATTCCTATGTGGACGATTGGTGTTATGATGTGAGTGCACGCCATGAATGTTGGGAGGGCggaagaccctattatcaggtgtataataagggatacggtggcaaaatccgtggatgccctataaatgaGCGCTGGGTAtgtattagcaaaactggaaGGTGGGACCCATCTtccgtgttgctcagggagcaggttgacagagtcaaggagactaagatacagaacactgatcgggggttggggaaagagcaagaccgtcagggaacggtcgtgctctctaaagtgccatctgtatacgaacaggtagaagaaaagattgaactccctgatattacacaaaacctgtttattgatctcacctctagaatagccactgttttaaatgttagcagttgctgggtttgtggagggccgcatatgtcagaacaatggccgtggactggccaaagcttagacataggggaattgctgcaaaccacttggactcatgtcaacgaaaggaaaagccaggggtggagactgacaaacagccctgagggccagttctgtattgaaggcaaggggaccgtggaggtagggattagtccctgtcagaatgtattggatgcgaccacgcgagtatggtggcctgaggatattacttggtacattgcaaaccgagaTCATGGCTCGTGCGTTCCattacgtactgattcctcctctgacaAGCTTGGGGCtgattactggaattgcagtggtcctggtccttatgagggcgtccccGGGGTGAAGGAGCTGTGGGATaacgttgt harbors:
- the LOC140481164 gene encoding endogenous retrovirus group 3 member 1 Env polyprotein-like, with translation MRARGQAVGGKTEKTARMNSTWTVLVGILISFLLYVGEGEGRCDKCRTIVRLGIRIYTGSFVSHSYVDDWCYDVSARHECWEGGRPYYQVYNKGYGGKIRGCPINERWVCISKTGRWDPSSVLLREQVDRVKETKIQNTDRGLGKEQDRQGTVVLSKVPSVYEQVEEKIELPDITQNLFIDLTSRIATVLNVSSCWVCGGPHMSEQWPWTGQSLDIGELLQTTWTHVNERKSQGWRLTNSPEGQFCIEGKGTVEVGISPCQNVLDATTRVWWPEDITWYIANRDHGSCVPLRTDSSSDKLGADYWNCSGPGPYEGVPGVKELWDNVVRQGGPAPDGLFWICGNQAYSKLPMGWAGVCFLGLIRPAFFLLPRKEGNDLGIKLFDSLRRSPRDIQVGDWGDEWPPARVIAYYGPATWAQDGSWGYRTPIYMLNQIIRLQAVVEVITNRTALALELLAKQQDQMRAAIYQNRLALDYLLASEGGVCGKFNLTNCCLEIDDNGKAVLEISDEIRKLAHVPIQSWRPLSGIGWWDGLLGGSWWRTALLMVGGVVILLLVLPCLTPCIQLLIQKNISQLQAVVVPQHGTRELKVMLLRKTKDFPGP